In Paenibacillus sonchi, the genomic stretch CGCCGGCTGCAAGGCAAATCCCAGGTGTTCGGCGCAGGCACCGGCGATTATTACCGGACGCGTCTGACCCATTCATTGGAAGTGGCGCAGATTGCCCGTGAAGCGGCCAAAAGCCTGCTGCGCGCCTACCCGGAGGTTGAAACGGGACAAGCGGAGAATCCGGGGCTGGTCATTGATCCGGAGGTGGTGGAATGTGCAGCCATCGCCCATGACTTCGGCCACCCGCCGTTCGGCCACAAGGGAGAAGAAGTGCTGGACAGCATTCTGGAGCAGCTTGTGGTGAAGAAGACGGCAGAGGCGGTGCGGAAGTCCGGCGCAGGCCCGGTGCAGCAGCAGACGATCCGCGAGAATATGAGGCGGAAGTATGAGCATTTTGAAGGCAATGCCCACAATTTCCGGCTGATCATGTTCCTGGAGAAACGCGAGAATATCGACGGGCTGAACCTCTCGGATGCGGTGCTGCTGGGCATTAATAAGTATCCGTTTCCCGGTACGGTTTTGAAAAAAGGGATGTATCTGCACGAATGGAACTACATTTCGGCCATCCGCAGCCAGTGGGGGATACCGGATGGGAAGAAAACGCTGGAAGCCCAACTGATGGATCTCTGTGATGATATCGCGTATTCCGCACATGATCTGGAAGACGGCATTAAGGCCGGTAAAATCGAGGTGCATGAGCACTTCATGCATGATGCGTATATCCAGCGGCTGATCGTAGAGAAAATTACCACTCTGGAGGATGCTTTCTGGACCGGATGGAAGAAAGCCGACATACACATCAAGGTTGAAGAGGTGCTGAGTTCCTTCCTGCGCGTATGGATGGAGAAAATGCCTACCTGCGAGAACGATTATTCCCGCACCCGCCGGGAGGTTAAGGCTTATTGGGTCAGCACCTTTGTGGCCAGCCTTGGTGTCATTGCGGACGGGAACTGGAAGAAAGTTACCTTCATTAAAGACGGCCAGGAGGATGAGGATATGCTGCGGACGGT encodes the following:
- a CDS encoding deoxyguanosinetriphosphate triphosphohydrolase family protein is translated as MTLIEKREHRQYPEITRLETSRAAYERDYSRLIHSPTFRRLQGKSQVFGAGTGDYYRTRLTHSLEVAQIAREAAKSLLRAYPEVETGQAENPGLVIDPEVVECAAIAHDFGHPPFGHKGEEVLDSILEQLVVKKTAEAVRKSGAGPVQQQTIRENMRRKYEHFEGNAHNFRLIMFLEKRENIDGLNLSDAVLLGINKYPFPGTVLKKGMYLHEWNYISAIRSQWGIPDGKKTLEAQLMDLCDDIAYSAHDLEDGIKAGKIEVHEHFMHDAYIQRLIVEKITTLEDAFWTGWKKADIHIKVEEVLSSFLRVWMEKMPTCENDYSRTRREVKAYWVSTFVASLGVIADGNWKKVTFIKDGQEDEDMLRTVSVLKSFAWVTMIRDLRVQRLQKRSEWILRRLWEAFLDPETSRAIIPSDWLQRFEKDQRQVKPIWTWEHMVIDYIAGMTDAFAEKIYNELYGLKVGSIYDLD